A region of Nostoc sp. 'Peltigera membranacea cyanobiont' N6 DNA encodes the following proteins:
- a CDS encoding TRADD-N-associated membrane domain-containing protein: protein MNNEPTPRDHSTIKLFITQERLRQARYSFNLSLIATTVSFFIGFVGAGLILSNKIPEGTVAAAGGLVSSVRCIQLAKDANDRLDKILAEIKNEKN, encoded by the coding sequence ATGAATAACGAACCAACTCCTAGAGATCATTCCACAATCAAACTGTTCATTACCCAAGAACGCTTGCGCCAAGCACGTTACAGTTTTAACCTGTCCTTGATTGCCACCACAGTATCTTTCTTTATTGGCTTTGTAGGGGCTGGGCTAATTTTGTCAAATAAAATTCCAGAAGGAACTGTTGCTGCTGCTGGAGGTTTGGTTTCAAGTGTACGTTGCATTCAACTTGCTAAGGACGCAAACGATAGACTTGACAAAATTTTAGCAGAAATAAAGAACGAAAAAAATTAA
- a CDS encoding alkene reductase, with translation MPEKSGLFTPFRLGSLDLTNRIIMSPMSRLRATTDCVPTPIMVEYYTQRASAGLIITEGTHPSPMGRGYTTCPGLHNQEQVGGWRKVTDAVHAAGGRIFVQLMHAGRVSHSSLLPNHARPIAPSAIPVVSEEVHVWDGKVPFEIPRALELSEIPEIVEEYRRAAELSIEAGFDGVELHAATGYLPNQFQVSGSNQRTDAYGGTLENRTRFTLEVVNALCRVRGAERIGVKIAPGFTVNDTFDDNPAETYTYVAKALSPLGLAYLHVGYNQGYARGTAPNFNPIDLLRTVYQGTLLAVGGFDRQQGDEAITNGRADAIVFGRPFISNPDLVERLRLNAPLSEGDVRTFYGGSEHGYTDYPTLLQLH, from the coding sequence ATGCCAGAAAAATCAGGACTGTTCACACCATTTAGACTAGGTTCGCTCGATCTGACCAACCGCATCATCATGTCTCCCATGTCCCGTCTCCGAGCTACTACTGACTGTGTACCTACCCCGATAATGGTCGAATACTACACCCAAAGAGCTTCGGCGGGACTTATTATTACCGAAGGAACGCATCCTTCTCCAATGGGGCGCGGTTACACAACCTGTCCTGGGCTGCACAACCAGGAGCAGGTTGGAGGCTGGCGAAAAGTGACAGATGCAGTTCATGCTGCTGGAGGTCGGATATTTGTGCAACTGATGCACGCTGGACGGGTGTCACACTCTTCCCTATTACCTAACCACGCCCGACCAATCGCACCTTCGGCTATCCCGGTGGTGTCCGAAGAAGTTCATGTTTGGGATGGCAAAGTCCCTTTCGAGATACCCCGTGCGTTAGAGTTGTCCGAAATACCCGAAATAGTAGAGGAATACCGCAGAGCGGCGGAACTTTCTATTGAAGCAGGTTTTGATGGTGTGGAACTTCATGCAGCAACTGGATACCTACCCAACCAGTTCCAAGTCAGTGGCTCCAACCAACGCACCGATGCCTATGGTGGCACATTGGAGAATCGAACTCGCTTTACGCTCGAAGTGGTCAATGCTCTCTGTAGAGTTCGGGGAGCAGAGCGGATTGGAGTCAAGATCGCCCCTGGCTTCACAGTCAACGACACATTCGATGACAATCCTGCTGAAACTTACACTTATGTTGCAAAAGCACTTAGTCCACTCGGTTTGGCATACTTGCACGTTGGGTATAACCAAGGTTATGCCAGAGGAACTGCACCGAACTTCAACCCTATCGATCTCCTCCGTACCGTTTATCAAGGAACACTGCTGGCTGTGGGTGGTTTTGACCGACAACAGGGTGATGAAGCAATTACAAACGGGCGGGCTGATGCCATAGTTTTCGGGCGACCATTCATCTCTAACCCTGACTTAGTGGAGCGGCTACGACTCAATGCCCCTCTAAGCGAAGGTGATGTCAGGACGTTCTATGGTGGTAGTGAACATGGTTACACAGACTATCCAACTCTGTTGCAACTCCATTGA